From Caldilineales bacterium, the proteins below share one genomic window:
- a CDS encoding tetratricopeptide repeat protein, with product MKLLEQILHRNSINPEAVLSEAESLFLRNEDKAASRLLNSLEQQTLTPEQRWSMLLLQGWICHQHARHIQAMEYADRVLSESDDAYYLGRAHHLRGLSYRGKAYALPEDSETEVAAAKQEFELALDLLTGRQEQLSVFSSLAILLADTDQVDQAIALVESVLRGSLPPSEDLGWLHARLGELYVQDKGDCANGVKQLELALSLLEPTSIIHSWVHSLIAECYNKAGEFERACVHAKRALDLAKQDKGIQKFALIRAHEQYAISLAWGDFDLRLAERHLDIAIGIVDEESQKEDELNVRLGEVLNMQGRNAEALPLLEKVINRGGRVGVPRSLYALAGHVAVKSKEYLKAVEFLNLAVAESDGDVDLSIHSYLYLGIALYHLGRYDEASEAFRAGLRLAPANHPEWSGLMKWLLAANRLKA from the coding sequence GTGAAGCTGCTTGAGCAAATTCTACACAGGAATTCAATCAATCCTGAGGCAGTGCTCAGCGAAGCCGAATCCTTGTTTCTTAGAAATGAAGATAAAGCCGCCTCAAGATTGCTGAACAGCTTGGAGCAACAAACGCTGACGCCGGAGCAGCGATGGTCCATGTTGCTCCTGCAAGGATGGATATGTCATCAACACGCACGACACATCCAGGCGATGGAGTATGCGGATAGGGTGCTGTCTGAATCAGACGACGCTTACTACCTTGGCAGAGCACATCACTTGCGTGGGCTAAGTTATCGCGGCAAAGCATATGCACTACCCGAGGACTCTGAGACTGAGGTGGCTGCAGCAAAGCAGGAATTTGAACTCGCTCTCGATCTGCTCACGGGGCGCCAGGAACAACTTAGCGTCTTTAGTAGTCTGGCGATCTTGTTGGCCGACACCGATCAAGTTGATCAGGCCATAGCCTTAGTGGAATCTGTTTTACGGGGTTCACTTCCTCCCTCTGAGGATCTCGGCTGGTTGCACGCGCGACTTGGTGAACTTTACGTTCAGGACAAGGGTGACTGCGCTAATGGGGTAAAACAACTCGAATTGGCATTATCGCTCTTGGAACCAACATCAATCATACATTCCTGGGTGCATAGCCTGATAGCCGAGTGTTACAACAAAGCCGGAGAGTTCGAGAGAGCTTGCGTGCATGCTAAACGTGCATTGGATTTGGCCAAGCAGGACAAAGGCATTCAGAAGTTCGCCTTGATACGCGCTCATGAGCAATATGCGATCTCGCTTGCCTGGGGCGATTTCGACTTGCGTCTTGCCGAGCGTCATCTCGACATTGCAATCGGTATTGTGGATGAGGAGAGCCAAAAAGAGGATGAACTGAATGTTCGATTGGGCGAAGTCTTAAATATGCAAGGCCGCAACGCCGAGGCATTGCCGCTATTGGAAAAGGTGATTAACCGAGGCGGCAGGGTTGGCGTTCCACGCTCCTTGTATGCTTTGGCTGGACACGTTGCCGTCAAGAGCAAGGAGTACTTGAAGGCAGTAGAATTTCTTAATCTTGCGGTTGCGGAATCAGACGGAGACGTAGACCTCTCAATACATAGCTATCTGTATTTGGGCATCGCCTTATATCATCTGGGCCGCTATGACGAAGCATCTGAGGCGTTTCGTGCTGGCTTGCGGCTAGCACCCGCAAACCATCCTGAATGGTCGGGTTTGATGAAATGGTTGCTAGCAGCGAATCGGTTGAAAGCATAG
- the pulA gene encoding pullulanase-type alpha-1,6-glucosidase, with the protein MKGSARWLTIVVVISILISALAPAALAAVSPAAGSGLLSWLTRPAVSFFRSLAPASGNWCIAGSFQGWNNSSHAMNDDGADGDAIPGDGVFSLAAAIAEPGRYEFKAVECGNWGRAFPAANAWFETAAASQPVVFSFDSNAYAAAAALPLNDWKPASNVVQVRGDTAPTSFTAVGDWQSTPWTNNDPATTLADLGRGRFFGAFVVPNAGNYIGKVVKTGSWDGFGADGRSADAQNIAFTTTAANQTVAFLLDLFYNQVSVRVASEPAAGNWCVAGSFQGWNNASHALTDDGNGGDLIAGDGVFSLDVAIAAAGRYEFKAVECGNWGNAHPSNNAWFHTAAAGQTVKISFDTNDYGASAAGVSQAALVPTKNIVNVWGDSSLDSFTIVGDFQGWNNADPNTLMTPLGMGRFVGQVSIADAGNHIGKITRTGSWDAFSRDGRNADAPNLEITTTAPNQDVYFFLDTARGQVEYFVPGAAPTPTPTPTPIPPTEPVYAVIHYNRPAGDYGTPSSDFSTYWGLHLWGDALADGEGTEWTSPRPFAGVDEYGAYVAIKLKDPSKAVNFIIHKGNDKDTANDRSFDPAAMPDLWLKQGDAANYGSRAAVTGQTVIHYHRPDDAYDGWGLHLWGDGLAPGVGTDWGAPKLPDGTDDYGVYFNIGLADASKPVNFIVHKGDEKDPDGDRSYTPAQNYQVWLQSGDASVYQQRGAAEGYAIIHYRRTLGDYAGWGLHVWQDADEPDVTWANPLQPAGQDDYGVYWKVDLKPNPAKIGFIIHKGDEKDPGSDEFMTFADDGFEIWKTQGSVNKYFGPAIPTAVLSVGAVGDLGKQQAHWLSRDTIAWSKAAAGNNVYSLHYDANAGLDLKTGGIEGGQSITLTYDPAGLSDEIKAKFPHLAGLGALKIAADDLGKVPDILKGQFAIQAKDAGGVLLDATGLQIPGVLDDLFLYGGALGVAWEDDTPVIRLWAPTAQSVNLHLFDDSDPATTATVLPLYFTPDSGVWTIKGEPGWKDKYYLFEVKVFAPTTGAIETNLVTDPYSFSLSTNSKRSQIVSLADPALAPAGWSSLAKPPQAAPEDISIYELHVRDFSVNDPSVPDDLKGTYKAFTLPNSNGVKHLQALQAAGLTHLHLLPVFDIATIDENKANWQGPDPVVLATYPPDSEEQQKAVVATENVDGFNWGYDPLHYTVPEGSYSTNPDGPTRIVEFRDMVEAINHMGLRVVMDVVYNHTNAAGQAPNSVLDRIVPGYYHRLNANGQVESSTCCANTASEHAMFEKLMIDSLVTWAKYYKIDAFRFDLMGHHMVSNMQHVRQALDALTLANDGVDGKSIYLYGEGWNFGEVANNARGVNATQVNLAGTGIGTFNDRLRDAARGPGPFDGGEGLKKQGFASGLFYDPNDSNQGTAAEQKDRLLLLTDQVRVGMAGNLSDYTFQDRTGALVKGSQVDYNGNPAGYTKDPQEAINYVEKHDNQTLFDIYTYGIPAARSMADRVRVQNVGLATVFLGQGVPFVQAGADLLRSKSFDRDSYNSGDWFNKIDWTYQDNNYGVGLPVAGKNGENWPIMQPLLADPALKPGPADIAFSRDLFQEMLAIRYSSPLFRLHTAEEVQSRLTFLNTGPDQLPGLIVMALSDHVNPDLDPNYDTVVVLINANDESQTFASPFAGMDLNLHPVQQHSVDAVVKTSTFDAATGAFTVPARTVAVFVEPEPAPITVSLPLLADTWVNGGATTTNFNDYAALIARATGLDNVLLVFDRSPLPVGAQIVDASLTVSATLESGATGKALAVLNNVAPFDPAKVTYATAPTVFNPGPGASVHLGAMTLDASSQVETCDRLDQEDALGGKCYLAISASGPLGRVAMYSLESWPRGQQPRLVVSYMKGTGVSPADATLSRPAVQSSLQDEVMYFVMTDRFYNGDPSNDRGGDTGDANADILRHGYRVTDKAFYHGGDLAGLASKLDYLADLGITSLWLTPPFVNRSTQADSSTDLGVGGAYHGYWIRDWLNTDPHLGTNQQMKALIDAAHGKGIKVFFDIVVNHSADYILYDGGSSSYRNKADYPYKDASGQVFDDRDYAGGATFPSLDPDISFPYKPTFASASDAAAKNPAWLNNPIYYHNRGDSTFRGENALYGDFFGLDDLFTEQPAVVAGFEDIFEYWIREYGIDGYRLDTAKHVNLEFWQQLAPEVIAYAHSLGKTDFTLFGEVFDGAPAFMSQYTTAGRLPSVLDFGLHGQAVNFAASSAATDNLRDYFAQDDYFTDADSNAYSLGNFISNHDIGRLGRTVRSANAGAGDSEDVARVNLGYALIYFARGFPIVYYGDEQGFVSGGGDKLAREDMMASQVPEYNAFDLIGTNATTAVDNFDPNHPIFAALSAYSELLQEHKALRRGVQIHRYSQANAGIYAFSRIDSDERVEYIVALNNAEAPQSATFATFSPDTAFDQIFPLTANPVVVTAGADGQITVGVPALGLAIFRAAAPMPASAAAPTIALIQPGSQGKVYGRPEIVAQVPVNQMAEVSFAVKVGDATTFTPLGTDTNPPYRVFYDVSGLPVGTQLVFKAIVSDLNGHLNLALTSATVIEEPKPPVQTAYAIIHYHRPAGDYEGWGLHLWGDGVDESELPDWGAPKQWNGEDDYGVFAFIKIKDASKPVGYIIHKGDEKDTPNDRSFTPADQPEFWAIQDKADNFSSAPAALGYVVIHYQRPAGDYDGWGLHLWGDAIDPTEITQWAAPKLPTGTDDYGAFFQVKLADPSKAVNFIIHKGDDKDTADDRSFVPNQTGAFVWLKQGEAAIYRQRGAAEGYALIHYRRPAGDYGDYTSADYADYWGLHLWGDTTETVEWANPLKAIGQDRFGVVFKIGLTPNPNEIGYILHRGDGKDPGPDQFLNFGRSGFEVWQLQGADPTQPYLLPRSS; encoded by the coding sequence ATGAAAGGTAGCGCCCGTTGGCTGACGATAGTAGTCGTCATCTCCATCCTCATTTCCGCCCTGGCGCCGGCTGCATTGGCCGCCGTCTCCCCTGCCGCCGGTTCTGGTCTGTTGTCTTGGCTGACCCGACCGGCGGTTTCTTTTTTCCGCTCGCTCGCGCCAGCCTCCGGCAATTGGTGCATCGCCGGCAGTTTCCAGGGCTGGAACAACAGCTCGCACGCCATGAACGATGACGGCGCCGATGGTGACGCCATCCCCGGCGACGGCGTCTTCAGCCTGGCCGCCGCCATCGCCGAACCCGGCCGCTATGAATTCAAAGCGGTCGAGTGCGGCAACTGGGGCCGGGCCTTTCCCGCCGCCAACGCCTGGTTCGAGACCGCCGCCGCCAGCCAGCCAGTCGTGTTCAGCTTCGATAGCAACGCCTATGCTGCTGCGGCGGCGCTGCCACTGAACGATTGGAAGCCCGCCAGCAACGTCGTCCAGGTCCGGGGCGATACGGCTCCGACCAGCTTCACGGCCGTCGGCGACTGGCAGTCCACGCCCTGGACGAACAACGACCCCGCCACCACCCTGGCCGACCTCGGCCGTGGGCGCTTCTTCGGCGCTTTCGTCGTCCCCAACGCCGGGAACTACATCGGCAAAGTCGTCAAGACCGGCAGTTGGGATGGCTTTGGCGCCGACGGCCGCAGCGCCGACGCCCAGAATATCGCCTTCACCACCACCGCCGCCAACCAGACCGTCGCCTTCCTGCTCGACCTCTTCTACAACCAGGTCAGTGTGCGGGTGGCATCGGAACCGGCGGCCGGGAACTGGTGCGTGGCGGGCAGCTTCCAGGGCTGGAACAACGCCAGCCATGCCCTGACCGATGACGGCAACGGCGGCGACCTCATCGCCGGCGACGGCGTCTTCTCGCTCGATGTCGCCATCGCCGCCGCCGGCCGCTACGAATTCAAGGCGGTCGAATGTGGCAACTGGGGCAATGCCCATCCCTCCAACAATGCCTGGTTCCACACCGCCGCCGCCGGCCAGACCGTCAAAATCTCCTTCGATACGAACGATTACGGCGCTAGCGCGGCCGGGGTCTCGCAGGCGGCTCTGGTCCCCACCAAGAACATTGTCAATGTCTGGGGCGATAGCAGCCTCGATAGCTTCACCATCGTTGGCGACTTCCAGGGCTGGAACAATGCCGATCCCAACACCCTGATGACGCCGCTGGGGATGGGCCGCTTCGTCGGGCAGGTCAGTATCGCCGACGCCGGCAACCACATCGGCAAGATCACCCGCACCGGCTCGTGGGATGCCTTCAGCCGCGATGGGCGCAACGCCGACGCCCCCAACCTGGAGATCACCACCACCGCCCCCAACCAGGACGTCTATTTCTTCCTGGATACGGCCCGCGGCCAGGTGGAGTACTTTGTCCCCGGCGCCGCCCCCACCCCCACTCCCACCCCCACCCCGATCCCTCCCACCGAACCGGTCTACGCCGTCATCCACTACAACCGCCCCGCCGGCGATTATGGCACGCCCAGCTCTGACTTCAGCACCTACTGGGGCCTGCATCTGTGGGGCGACGCCCTGGCCGACGGCGAAGGCACGGAGTGGACCAGCCCCAGGCCCTTCGCCGGCGTGGACGAGTACGGCGCCTATGTCGCCATCAAGCTCAAAGACCCTTCCAAAGCGGTCAACTTCATCATCCACAAAGGCAACGACAAAGACACGGCCAACGACCGCAGCTTCGACCCCGCCGCCATGCCCGACCTCTGGCTGAAGCAGGGCGACGCCGCCAACTACGGCTCGCGCGCGGCTGTCACCGGCCAGACGGTCATCCACTATCACCGGCCCGATGACGCTTACGATGGCTGGGGGCTGCATCTGTGGGGCGATGGCCTAGCGCCAGGCGTGGGCACCGATTGGGGCGCGCCCAAGCTGCCCGATGGCACGGATGACTACGGCGTCTACTTCAACATCGGCCTCGCCGACGCCTCCAAGCCGGTCAATTTCATCGTCCACAAGGGCGACGAGAAGGACCCCGACGGCGACCGCAGCTATACCCCCGCCCAGAACTACCAGGTCTGGCTGCAATCGGGCGATGCCAGCGTCTATCAGCAGCGCGGTGCGGCCGAGGGCTACGCCATCATCCACTACCGCCGCACCCTGGGCGACTACGCCGGCTGGGGTTTGCACGTCTGGCAGGATGCCGACGAGCCGGATGTCACTTGGGCCAACCCCCTGCAACCGGCGGGCCAGGATGATTACGGCGTCTACTGGAAAGTCGATCTCAAGCCCAACCCGGCCAAGATCGGCTTCATCATCCACAAGGGTGACGAGAAAGACCCCGGCTCGGACGAGTTCATGACCTTTGCCGACGACGGCTTCGAGATCTGGAAGACCCAGGGCAGCGTGAACAAGTATTTCGGCCCCGCCATCCCCACCGCCGTACTCTCGGTCGGCGCTGTGGGCGACCTGGGCAAGCAACAGGCGCACTGGCTCAGCCGCGATACCATCGCTTGGAGCAAAGCAGCCGCCGGGAACAACGTCTACAGCCTGCACTATGACGCCAACGCCGGCCTCGATCTGAAGACAGGCGGGATCGAAGGCGGCCAGAGCATCACCCTGACCTACGACCCCGCCGGACTGAGCGACGAGATCAAGGCCAAATTCCCGCATCTGGCCGGGCTGGGCGCGCTCAAGATCGCCGCCGATGACCTGGGCAAGGTCCCCGACATCCTCAAGGGCCAGTTCGCCATCCAGGCGAAGGACGCCGGCGGGGTCTTGCTGGACGCCACCGGCTTGCAGATCCCCGGCGTGCTGGATGATCTCTTCCTCTACGGCGGCGCCTTGGGCGTGGCCTGGGAAGACGATACGCCGGTGATCCGCCTCTGGGCGCCTACGGCCCAGTCGGTCAACCTGCACCTGTTCGACGATTCGGACCCGGCCACGACCGCCACCGTCCTGCCGCTCTACTTCACACCCGACAGTGGCGTGTGGACGATCAAGGGTGAGCCGGGCTGGAAGGACAAATACTACCTGTTCGAGGTCAAGGTCTTCGCCCCCACCACCGGCGCCATCGAGACCAATCTCGTCACCGACCCCTATTCCTTCAGCCTTTCGACCAACAGCAAGCGCAGCCAGATCGTGAGCCTGGCCGATCCCGCCCTGGCTCCGGCCGGCTGGTCGAGCCTGGCCAAGCCGCCCCAGGCCGCGCCCGAAGACATCAGCATCTACGAACTGCACGTCCGCGACTTCAGCGTCAACGACCCCTCCGTGCCCGACGACCTCAAGGGCACGTACAAGGCCTTCACCCTGCCCAACAGCAACGGCGTCAAGCACCTGCAGGCGCTGCAAGCGGCCGGGCTGACCCACCTGCACCTGCTGCCCGTCTTCGACATCGCCACCATCGACGAGAACAAGGCCAACTGGCAGGGGCCAGATCCCGTGGTCTTGGCAACGTACCCGCCCGACTCCGAGGAGCAGCAGAAAGCCGTCGTCGCCACCGAAAACGTGGATGGTTTCAACTGGGGCTACGACCCCCTGCACTACACCGTGCCCGAAGGCTCGTACAGCACCAACCCCGATGGCCCCACCCGCATCGTCGAGTTCCGCGACATGGTGGAGGCGATCAACCACATGGGGCTGCGCGTGGTCATGGATGTGGTCTACAACCACACCAACGCCGCCGGCCAGGCCCCCAACTCGGTGCTCGACCGCATCGTGCCCGGCTACTACCACCGTCTCAACGCCAACGGCCAGGTGGAGAGCAGCACCTGCTGCGCCAACACCGCCAGCGAGCACGCTATGTTCGAGAAGCTGATGATCGACTCGCTGGTGACGTGGGCCAAATACTACAAGATCGACGCCTTCCGCTTCGACCTCATGGGCCACCACATGGTCAGCAACATGCAACATGTGCGCCAGGCCCTCGACGCCCTGACCCTGGCCAACGACGGCGTCGACGGCAAGTCGATCTACCTCTACGGTGAGGGCTGGAACTTCGGCGAGGTGGCGAACAATGCCCGCGGCGTCAATGCCACCCAGGTCAATCTGGCGGGCACGGGCATCGGCACCTTCAACGACCGCCTGCGCGACGCAGCCCGCGGCCCCGGCCCCTTCGATGGCGGCGAGGGTCTGAAGAAACAGGGCTTTGCCAGCGGCCTCTTCTACGACCCCAACGACAGCAACCAGGGCACGGCCGCCGAGCAAAAGGACCGCCTGCTCCTGCTCACGGATCAGGTGCGCGTGGGCATGGCCGGCAACCTTTCCGACTACACCTTCCAGGATCGCACCGGCGCCCTGGTCAAAGGCTCGCAGGTCGACTACAACGGCAACCCCGCCGGCTACACCAAAGACCCGCAGGAAGCGATCAACTACGTCGAAAAGCACGACAACCAGACGCTGTTCGACATCTACACCTACGGCATTCCCGCGGCCCGCAGTATGGCCGATCGCGTGCGGGTGCAGAACGTCGGCCTCGCCACCGTCTTTCTGGGCCAGGGCGTGCCCTTCGTCCAGGCCGGCGCCGACCTCCTCCGTTCCAAGTCCTTCGACCGCGACAGCTACAACTCCGGCGACTGGTTCAACAAGATCGACTGGACCTATCAGGACAACAACTACGGTGTGGGCCTGCCTGTGGCCGGCAAGAATGGCGAAAACTGGCCGATCATGCAGCCGCTCCTGGCCGACCCGGCCCTCAAGCCTGGCCCGGCCGACATCGCCTTCAGCCGCGACCTCTTCCAGGAGATGCTGGCGATCCGCTACAGCTCGCCGCTCTTCCGGCTGCACACTGCCGAGGAGGTTCAGTCCCGTCTCACCTTCCTCAACACCGGCCCCGACCAGCTCCCCGGCCTCATCGTCATGGCTTTGTCCGACCACGTCAACCCCGACCTCGACCCCAACTACGATACGGTCGTGGTCCTGATCAACGCCAACGACGAGAGCCAGACCTTCGCCTCACCCTTCGCGGGGATGGACTTGAACCTGCACCCCGTGCAGCAGCACTCGGTCGATGCCGTGGTCAAGACGTCCACCTTTGATGCCGCCACCGGCGCCTTCACCGTGCCCGCCCGCACCGTCGCCGTCTTCGTCGAACCGGAACCCGCCCCCATCACCGTCAGCCTGCCCCTGCTGGCCGACACCTGGGTCAACGGCGGCGCCACCACCACCAACTTCAACGACTACGCCGCCCTCATCGCTCGCGCCACCGGGCTGGACAACGTCCTCTTGGTCTTCGACCGCAGCCCGCTGCCCGTCGGCGCCCAGATCGTGGACGCCAGCCTCACCGTCTCGGCCACGTTAGAATCGGGCGCCACCGGCAAGGCCCTGGCCGTCCTCAACAACGTCGCCCCCTTCGACCCGGCCAAAGTCACCTATGCCACCGCTCCCACCGTCTTCAACCCCGGCCCGGGCGCGTCCGTCCACCTGGGCGCCATGACCCTCGACGCCAGCAGCCAGGTCGAGACCTGTGACCGCCTGGATCAGGAAGATGCTCTCGGCGGCAAGTGCTATCTGGCCATCAGCGCCTCCGGCCCGCTGGGCCGCGTGGCCATGTACAGCCTGGAAAGCTGGCCGCGTGGTCAGCAACCGCGGCTGGTGGTGAGCTACATGAAGGGCACGGGCGTCTCGCCTGCTGATGCCACCCTGTCCCGCCCGGCCGTGCAGTCGTCCCTGCAGGATGAGGTCATGTATTTCGTCATGACCGACCGTTTCTACAACGGCGACCCCAGCAACGACCGCGGGGGCGACACCGGCGACGCCAACGCCGACATCCTGCGCCACGGCTACCGTGTGACCGACAAAGCCTTCTATCACGGCGGCGACCTGGCCGGACTGGCCAGCAAGCTGGATTATCTGGCCGACCTGGGGATCACGTCCCTCTGGCTCACCCCGCCCTTCGTCAACCGCTCCACCCAGGCCGATAGCTCGACCGACCTGGGCGTAGGAGGCGCCTACCACGGCTACTGGATCCGCGACTGGCTGAACACCGACCCCCACCTGGGCACGAACCAGCAGATGAAGGCCCTGATCGACGCCGCCCACGGCAAAGGGATCAAGGTCTTCTTCGACATCGTCGTCAACCACTCCGCCGACTACATCCTCTACGATGGCGGCAGCAGCAGCTATCGCAACAAGGCCGACTATCCCTACAAGGATGCCAGCGGCCAGGTCTTCGATGACCGCGACTACGCTGGCGGAGCCACCTTCCCGTCGCTCGACCCGGACATCAGCTTCCCCTACAAGCCCACCTTCGCCTCGGCCAGCGACGCCGCAGCCAAAAACCCGGCCTGGCTGAACAACCCCATCTACTACCACAACCGCGGCGACTCTACCTTCCGCGGCGAAAACGCGCTCTACGGCGACTTCTTCGGCCTGGATGACCTCTTCACCGAGCAACCGGCCGTCGTCGCCGGCTTCGAGGACATCTTCGAGTACTGGATTCGCGAGTACGGCATCGACGGCTATCGTCTGGACACCGCCAAGCATGTCAACCTGGAGTTCTGGCAACAGCTGGCGCCGGAGGTGATCGCCTATGCCCACTCGCTCGGCAAGACCGACTTCACCCTGTTCGGCGAGGTCTTCGACGGCGCCCCGGCCTTCATGAGCCAATATACCACCGCCGGCCGGCTGCCCAGCGTGCTCGACTTCGGTCTCCACGGCCAGGCCGTCAACTTCGCCGCCTCGTCCGCCGCCACCGACAACCTGCGCGATTACTTCGCCCAGGACGACTACTTCACCGACGCCGACAGCAATGCCTACAGCCTGGGCAACTTCATCAGCAACCACGACATCGGCCGCCTGGGCCGCACCGTGCGCTCGGCTAACGCCGGGGCCGGCGATAGCGAGGATGTGGCTCGGGTGAACCTGGGCTACGCCCTGATCTACTTCGCCCGTGGTTTCCCCATTGTCTACTACGGCGACGAACAGGGCTTCGTCAGCGGCGGCGGCGACAAACTGGCGCGCGAGGACATGATGGCCAGCCAGGTGCCGGAGTACAACGCCTTCGACCTCATCGGCACCAACGCCACCACCGCCGTCGACAACTTCGACCCTAACCATCCCATCTTCGCCGCGCTGTCGGCTTACTCCGAGCTGTTGCAGGAGCACAAGGCCCTGCGCCGGGGCGTGCAGATCCATCGCTACAGCCAGGCGAACGCCGGCATCTACGCCTTCTCGCGCATCGATAGCGATGAGCGGGTCGAGTACATCGTCGCCCTCAACAACGCCGAAGCGCCGCAATCGGCCACCTTCGCCACCTTCAGCCCCGACACCGCCTTCGACCAGATCTTCCCCCTCACTGCCAATCCGGTCGTGGTCACAGCCGGCGCCGATGGCCAGATCACGGTCGGGGTTCCCGCCCTCGGCCTCGCCATCTTCCGCGCCGCCGCACCCATGCCTGCCAGCGCCGCCGCCCCCACCATCGCCCTGATCCAGCCAGGCAGCCAGGGCAAGGTCTATGGCCGGCCCGAGATCGTGGCCCAGGTTCCCGTCAACCAGATGGCCGAGGTCAGCTTTGCCGTCAAGGTGGGCGATGCGACCACATTCACACCCCTGGGCACGGACACGAACCCGCCCTACCGTGTGTTCTATGACGTGAGCGGGCTGCCCGTGGGCACGCAATTGGTCTTCAAGGCCATCGTCAGCGACCTCAACGGCCATCTCAACCTGGCCCTGACCTCGGCGACGGTGATCGAGGAGCCGAAGCCGCCGGTGCAGACGGCCTACGCCATCATCCACTACCACCGGCCCGCGGGCGATTACGAGGGCTGGGGCCTGCACCTGTGGGGCGATGGCGTGGACGAATCCGAACTGCCGGACTGGGGCGCTCCCAAACAATGGAACGGCGAGGACGACTACGGCGTGTTCGCCTTCATCAAGATCAAGGACGCCTCGAAGCCGGTGGGCTACATCATCCACAAGGGCGACGAGAAGGACACACCCAACGACCGCTCGTTCACCCCCGCCGACCAGCCCGAATTCTGGGCCATTCAGGATAAGGCCGACAACTTCAGCAGCGCCCCGGCTGCCCTGGGCTATGTGGTCATCCACTACCAGCGGCCCGCGGGCGATTACGATGGCTGGGGCCTGCACCTGTGGGGCGACGCCATCGACCCGACTGAGATCACGCAGTGGGCCGCGCCCAAGCTGCCCACCGGAACCGACGACTACGGTGCTTTCTTCCAGGTCAAGCTCGCCGACCCCAGCAAAGCGGTGAATTTCATCATCCACAAGGGCGACGACAAGGACACGGCCGATGACCGCAGCTTTGTCCCCAACCAGACCGGCGCTTTCGTCTGGCTGAAGCAGGGCGAGGCCGCCATCTACCGGCAGCGCGGGGCGGCCGAGGGTTACGCCCTCATCCACTACCGCCGCCCGGCCGGCGACTACGGCGACTACACCAGCGCCGACTACGCCGATTACTGGGGCCTGCACCTGTGGGGCGACACGACCGAGACGGTCGAGTGGGCCAATCCGCTCAAAGCCATCGGCCAGGATCGCTTCGGCGTCGTCTTCAAGATCGGCCTGACGCCCAACCCGAACGAGATCGGCTACATCCTTCACCGCGGCGACGGCAAAGACCCCGGCCCCGACCAATTCCTGAACTTCGGGCGATCTGGCTTCGAGGTCTGGCAGTTGCAGGGCGCCGACCCCACCCAGCCGTATCTGCTCCCGCGATCGTCCTGA
- a CDS encoding putative toxin-antitoxin system toxin component, PIN family, protein MTAPPLRIVLDTNVYISAALHGRQAEAALQLAAARQIVLLTSPTILAELERKLTSKLGWSENQVRLFIDTIRGVSDIVEPQQVLHVVPDDEDDNRIIECAVAGEAALIVTFDQDLLRLQSYETIGIISPRQLTFYRLDRNRDLE, encoded by the coding sequence ATGACGGCGCCGCCTTTGCGTATCGTCTTGGATACCAATGTCTACATTTCAGCCGCCTTGCATGGGCGACAGGCAGAAGCTGCGCTACAACTTGCTGCCGCACGGCAAATAGTGCTGCTGACCTCGCCTACCATCCTTGCGGAATTAGAGCGCAAGCTAACCAGCAAACTCGGTTGGTCTGAGAATCAGGTTCGGTTATTCATCGACACCATTCGCGGGGTCAGCGACATAGTCGAACCACAACAAGTATTACACGTTGTGCCTGACGATGAGGACGACAATCGCATTATCGAATGCGCTGTAGCTGGCGAAGCGGCGTTGATTGTCACCTTTGATCAGGATTTGCTCCGCTTGCAGTCCTACGAAACCATTGGCATCATCAGTCCCCGGCAACTGACTTTCTACAGGCTTGATCGAAATCGCGATTTAGAGTAG
- a CDS encoding ribbon-helix-helix domain-containing protein has protein sequence MTIMVTPRKTRVLNISVPPEMFAAIEATARAEQRTKSELMREAFRSYQFVRRWRVVRQLGTETAARLGIESDEALEAFLG, from the coding sequence ATGACTATCATGGTTACACCACGCAAGACGCGCGTCCTGAACATCTCGGTACCACCGGAAATGTTCGCTGCCATCGAGGCAACGGCGCGCGCCGAACAGCGCACCAAGAGCGAACTGATGCGTGAGGCGTTCCGCTCGTACCAATTTGTTCGTCGTTGGCGGGTGGTTCGCCAGTTAGGAACCGAGACCGCTGCCCGGCTTGGCATCGAAAGCGACGAAGCTTTGGAAGCATTTCTGGGATGA